TCGTTTCAGAAAATACCAGGGATCGTGGAACCGGTTGCCCGCCACCACGGCGCTCGCGCTGAAGACCATCACCACCCCGATCAGGGTGAGCACCAGCGTCATGGCCAAGAGTGCCGGATCCACCGGTACACGCTTGGATCCGCGCTGGCCAGAAATCGACCAGGGCAACGTCAGTGTCCCGAGTGCCGGCTGTGCCATCGTGCAGCTGTCGCTCCTCCCTACCACCCCCGGCTCATACCGGAAGCGCCTGGACCAACGCCTTGAATTGACGCCCCCGATCCTGATAGTCCGCAAACATGTCGAAACTGGCGCAGGCCGGCGAGAGTAAGACCACCTCACCGGGCTGCGCCTCGCGAGCAGCAAGCTCCACGGCGTCGCGGAGTGTCGCTGCAGGACGACACCGGTCAAAACTACCCATCGCCGCCTGAATACGGCCCGCCGCCTCTCCGATCAAAATGAGTCCCTTGACCCGCTCACGGATGGCACGCTCCAGTCGAGAGAAGTCTCCTCCCTTGTCCCTGCCACCCGCGATCAACCAGATAGGCTGCTCAATCCCCTCCAGCGCCTTCAGCACCGCATCGACGTTCGTGCCTTTCGAATCGTTGACAAAGCGGACGCCGCGGCGTTCACGTACCACTTCCAAGGCGTGCTCCAAGCCGGGAAACGAACGCAGCACGGCGCGGATCGCCTCAATGGAACAGCCACAAAGCAGACCATAGGTGACCGCCGCCATCACATTTTCTACGTTATGGAGCCCGATCAGCCGCATATCGCTCCGACGACACACTTCCTCGCGCGTGCCCCGCACGGTGGTCACGATCAGATCGCCGTCCAGCACCGTGGCCCCAGCCACACCCGACACGGTGGCTCCGCTGCGGCTGAACCCCAGGACGGCTCCTTTGGTGCGACCCCGAAGCGCCGCCACGCGCGCATCGTCCAGATTGAACAAAGCATAGTCGCCCGAGGTTTGATTGGCGAAAATTCGTGCCTTGGCGGCCACATAGTCGTCCACCGATGCATACCGATCCATGTGATCAAGGGTGACATTCAAAATCGACGCGATCCACGGATGAAACTGCTCGGTCGTTTCGAGCTGAAAACTGGAGACTTCAAAGACCGCATATACATAGGGCGGGGGGCTGCCCGGTTTCGCCTGCACACAGGCCAAGGCCGCCTCACTGGCGGCAATGCCGAGATTTCCGCCGACGAACGCAGATTTCCCGCTCTCCTGAAGAAACTTCCCGATCAACGTCACGGTCGTACTTTTACCATTGGTCCCGGTTACGGCCACGATCGGCGCGGTGACAAAGCGGGAGGCCAATTCCAGTTCCCCGATGACTCGAACGCCCCTGGCACGCACGCGACTCAGCGCATCGAGCTGCGTGGGCACACCCGGACTGATCACGACGAGATCCGCCCCCTCCAACGCCGACTCATACTGTGCGCCCACTCGCACGGCAATGCCGGACTGGTCTAATTGCGGGAGGATGGCCGTGAGCTCCTGCGGTTCTTTCCGGTCGGCCACGGTGACCCGCGCGCCAAGATGATTCAAGAGCCGCGCAGCGCCGACCCCGCTCCTGGCCAGACCCACTACCGTCACCTGAAGATCTTTGACGTTCATAGCCTCATCACTACCGGAGTTTGAGTGTGCTCAGACTAAGCAGCGCGAGCAAAATCGCAATGATCCACAGGCGCACCACCACCTTCGGTTCATCCCACCCTTTCATCTCAAAGTGATGATGAATAGGAGCCATGTTGAAAATGCGCTTTCCACGCAGTTTGTATGATCCGACCTGCAGGATCACCGACAGGGCTTCAATGACGAACACGCCCCCGACGAGGAGCAACAGGAGCTCGTGCTTACTGATCACCGCCACCGTGCCGAGCGCGGCACCTAAAGGCAGTGAGCCCACGTCCCCCATGAACACGGACGCCGGGTAGGTATTGAACCAGAGGAATCCCAAACTCGACCCCAGAATGGCTCCGGTAAAAATCGCGATCTCCCCTGCGCCTTCGATGTAGGGAATGAGCAAGTATTCGGCCATGACACGGTTCCCCGTGACATAGGCGACAATCGTGTAGGCCAACGAGGCGATCATGACAGGACCGATGGCCAGGCCATCGAGTCCGTCCGTCAAATTGACGGCATTGGAGCTGCCGACGATGACAAGAATGACGAAGACGATGTAGAACCAGCCCAAGTCGGGCGTGAAATACTTGAAGAACGGTACGCTGAGTTTCGTCGTGTAGCTCGGCAAGGTGTACAGAAAGACACCGATGGCCAAGGCCACCAAAAACTGGCCGGTGAATTTTTGCGCCGCCGAAAGCCCCTTCGATTGGCGCTTGATGAACTTCAAATAGTCGTCGGCAAATCCCACCGCGCCGAAGCCTACCGTGGCCACGACGACCAGCCACACATACCGGTTGGTCATGTCGGCCCACAGCAAGGTCGATAACACCACGGCGAAGATGATGAGAATGCCTCCCATCGTCGGTGTCCCGCTTTTGGCCAAATGGCGCTTCGGTCCATCGTCCCGGATTTGCTGACCGAGCTTGATCTCCTGCAGCTTCCGGATCACCCATGGGGCCATCACGAATGCGATCAGAAACGCCGTGACCGCAGCGTAGATGATGCGAAAGCTCTGGTACCGAAATACGTTCAGGAACGAAAACTGTGTA
The sequence above is drawn from the Nitrospira defluvii genome and encodes:
- the mraY gene encoding phospho-N-acetylmuramoyl-pentapeptide-transferase; amino-acid sequence: MLYNWLYPLHTQFSFLNVFRYQSFRIIYAAVTAFLIAFVMAPWVIRKLQEIKLGQQIRDDGPKRHLAKSGTPTMGGILIIFAVVLSTLLWADMTNRYVWLVVVATVGFGAVGFADDYLKFIKRQSKGLSAAQKFTGQFLVALAIGVFLYTLPSYTTKLSVPFFKYFTPDLGWFYIVFVILVIVGSSNAVNLTDGLDGLAIGPVMIASLAYTIVAYVTGNRVMAEYLLIPYIEGAGEIAIFTGAILGSSLGFLWFNTYPASVFMGDVGSLPLGAALGTVAVISKHELLLLLVGGVFVIEALSVILQVGSYKLRGKRIFNMAPIHHHFEMKGWDEPKVVVRLWIIAILLALLSLSTLKLR
- the murD gene encoding UDP-N-acetylmuramoyl-L-alanine--D-glutamate ligase; the protein is MNVKDLQVTVVGLARSGVGAARLLNHLGARVTVADRKEPQELTAILPQLDQSGIAVRVGAQYESALEGADLVVISPGVPTQLDALSRVRARGVRVIGELELASRFVTAPIVAVTGTNGKSTTVTLIGKFLQESGKSAFVGGNLGIAASEAALACVQAKPGSPPPYVYAVFEVSSFQLETTEQFHPWIASILNVTLDHMDRYASVDDYVAAKARIFANQTSGDYALFNLDDARVAALRGRTKGAVLGFSRSGATVSGVAGATVLDGDLIVTTVRGTREEVCRRSDMRLIGLHNVENVMAAVTYGLLCGCSIEAIRAVLRSFPGLEHALEVVRERRGVRFVNDSKGTNVDAVLKALEGIEQPIWLIAGGRDKGGDFSRLERAIRERVKGLILIGEAAGRIQAAMGSFDRCRPAATLRDAVELAAREAQPGEVVLLSPACASFDMFADYQDRGRQFKALVQALPV